One genomic segment of Hevea brasiliensis isolate MT/VB/25A 57/8 chromosome 3, ASM3005281v1, whole genome shotgun sequence includes these proteins:
- the LOC110639702 gene encoding secoisolariciresinol dehydrogenase encodes MAASLISAVAKRLEGKVALVTGGASGIGECTAKVFAHHGAKVVIADIQDELGHAVAQALGPSNSTYTHCDVTDEAHIKNAVDKAVATYGKLDIMFNNAGIADENKPRIIDNEKADFERVLSINVTGVFLGIKHAARVMIPARRGSIISTASVSSSVGATASHAYCCSKHAVLGLTRNAAVELGQFGIRVNCLSPYGFATPLATKFAGLDDEGLENVMNSVSNLKGVTLKAEDVANAALYLASDEGRYVSGHNLFIDGGFTIHNPSFHMFQYPDS; translated from the exons ATGGCGGCTTCATTAATCTCTGCAGTTGCAAAACG GCTAGAGGGAAAAGTAGCCCTAGTCACAGGAGGTGCAAGTGGAATTGGCGAATGCACCGCCAAAGTCTTTGCCCATCACGGAGCCAAAGTTGTGATTGCAGACATCCAAGACGAATTAGGCCATGCGGTGGCTCAAGCCCTAGGCCCATCAAACTCCACCTACACCCACTGCGATGTTACCGATGAGGCCCATATTAAAAATGCAGTAGACAAAGCAGTTGCTACCTATGGCAAGCTTGACATAATGTTCAACAATGCAGGCATTGCTGATGAGAACAAACCTCGAATAATCGACAATGAAAAGGCCGATTTCGAGCGCGTTCTTAGCATTAATGTGACTGGAGTTTTCCTCGGTATTAAACACGCCGCCCGTGTCATGATTCCGGCACGTAGAGGCAGCATTATTTCCACGGCTAGTGTGAGCTCAAGTGTAGGTGCTACAGCCTCTCATGCATACTGTTGCTCAAAGCATGCTGTTTTAGGGCTTACAAGAAATGCAGCAGTTGAACTTGGGCAATTTGGGATCAGAGTGAATTGCTTGTCCCCTTATGGGTTTGCTACGCCTTTAGCCACAAAATTTGCTGGGCTTGACGACGAGGGACTAGAGAATGTGATGAATTCAGTTAGTAACTTGAAGGGTGTGACGCTTAAGGCAGAAGACGTTGCCAATGCTGCACTATATCTAGCTAGTGATGAGGGTAGATATGTTAGTGGGCATAATCTTTTTATTGATGGGGGATTTACCATTCATAACCCATCATTCCACATGTTCCAGTACCCAGATTCTTAA
- the LOC110639700 gene encoding short chain aldehyde dehydrogenase 1: MKGDDGLEGCERNGFASGEKIHSFGFLEDQIYIYIYIYKFKIPFCRLEGKVALINGGASGIGESTARLFVKHGAKVLIADVQDDLGQSICLEFDSQETISYVHCDVTCDSDVQNAVDTAVSRYGKLDIMFNNAGISGKPEEKILATENEDFKKVLDVNIFGAFLGAKHAARVMIPAKKGCILFTSSIVSVCCTDCPYAYIASKYAVVGVAKNLCVELGQYGIRVNSISPFGVATPMVKSAFGILGKKEIEELVSSAATLKGVVLEADDIAQAALYLASDESKYISGINLAVDGGYSLTNPSFSMAMKSLFS, encoded by the exons ATGAAGGGAGATGATGGTTTGGAAGGTTGCGAACGAAATGGGTTTGCAAGTGGAGAGAAAATTCACTCATTCGGGTTTTTGGAAG accaaatatatatatatatatatatatataaattcaaaataCCCTTTTGCAGGCTAGAAGGCAAGGTAGCATTAATAAATGGTGGAGCCAGTGGAATAGGTGAGAGCACTGCTAGGCTATTTGTCAAACATGGAGCCAAGGTACTCATCGCAGACGTTCAAGATGATCTTGGCCAGTCAATCTGCCTAGAATTTGACTCCCAAGAGACCATCTCTTATGTCCACTGCGATGTTACTTGTGACTCTGATGTTCAAAACGCTGTGGATACTGCCGTTTCCAGGTATGGAAAGCTCGATATAATGTTCAACAATGCTGGAATTTCAGGCAAACCGGAAGAAAAAATCTTAGCTACAGAGAATGAAGATTTCAAGAAGGTGCTTGATGTGAATATTTTTGGTGCGTTCTTGGGTGCAAAACATGCTGCTAGAGTAATGATCCCAGCCAAGAAAGGGTGCATACTTTTCACATCAAGTATAGTTTCTGTATGTTGCACGGATTGTCCATATGCATACATAGCATCAAAATATGCTGTGGTGGGAGTTGCCAAGAATTTATGCGTGGAGTTAGGACAGTATGGGATTAGGGTTAATAGTATTTCACCATTTGGGGTTGCAACCCCGATGGTGAAAAGTGCTTTTGGAATTTTGGGGAAGAAGGAAATTGAGGAACTTGTTTCATCAGCAGCGACCTTGAAAGGGGTGGTGTTGGAAGCTGATGATATTGCGCAGGCAGCCTTGTATCTTGCAAGTGACGAGTCCAAGTATATCAGTGGGATCAATTTGGCTGTTGATGGAGGTTACAGTCTTACTAACCCATCGTTTTCAATGGCAATGAAAAGCCTGTTTTCTTAA
- the LOC131178809 gene encoding uncharacterized protein LOC131178809, whose product MADEKKNKSFGSGKKTSSSYTLNSNDNPDDSLELEDWWTVNSMLVSWVFNTIEPMLRSTISHMENIKDLWEDIKKRFSIGNGPRMQQLRSNLVNCRQEGQPIVFCFGRLKTLWDEINNYDQIPVCICAGCRCNLTIELERKREEERVHQFLMGLDEEGCGTMSSNILSTEPLPNLNCAYAMVVQQERVQTMTRTKEERGNPMSFAIRAGSRNSGGDKDKSSICSNCNREGHDGESCFQLIGYPEWWGNRPRGTSAGRGGSQKRGNGAGRSKGGVAHANATQAIGVDGGRGIVIDSDRKGLSGLNEEQWAALLGMLNSCQNGGNERLTGMQRIFPWIIDTGASHHMTGMLAFLSELRDIDLNSRNLIGAGEQHNGLYFLKGVTSVHACKTSCVGIPQQNGRVKRKYRYILNMARALHFQANLPIEFWGECVLAARYLINRTPSMLLNGKTPYEMLFGKVPSYKHVRIFDCLCYAHNLNRDKDKFGSRSRRCIFVGYPFEKKGWRLYDFETKEYFVSRDVVFVETEFPYANEKTMGDKLIKNGVEELGDEVDGLENNLGKKHDESVGRESEVNPEMGELIHENSEGVDRGEVVKGQLDRGQRAKQPSDRLKDYVTNAIKTSPLVCLPYQSDSSGTPYSITHYVGYDKFSAQQRCLLVAITTGHKPSSYAEAIKDERWRAAMRKEIQALEDNGTWTVENLPFGKKAIGNK is encoded by the exons atggctgatgaaaagaaaaataagagttTTGGATCAGGGAAGAAAACTTCTAGTTCTTACACACTGAATTCGAATGACAACCCAG ATGACTCACTGGAACTCGAAGATTGGTGGACGGTTAACTCTATGCTGGTTTCTTGGGTGTTTAACACCATTGAACCGATGCTTCGCTCgaccatctctcacatggagaACATAAAGGATCTGTGGGAGGATATTAAAAAGAGGTTCTCGATTGGGAATGGTCCACGAATGCAGCAACTGAGATCGAATCTGGTGAATTGTAGACAGGAAGGTCAACCGATCGTGTTTTGTTTTGGAAGACTCAAAACGTTATGGGATGAAATAAACAACTATGATCAGATACCAGTGTGTATCTGTGCAGGCTGCAGATGCAATCTTACCATTGAATTGGAAAGAAAGCGTGAAGAAGAGAGAGTTCATCAGTTTTTGATGGGCTTGGATGAAGAAGGATGCGGAACAATGAGCTCTAATATTTTGAGCACTGAACCCTTGCCCAATTTGAATTGTGCCTATGCTATGGTTGTTCAACAAGAGCGGGTGCAAACTATGACACGAACCAAGGAAGAAAGAGGTAATCCTATGAGTTTTGCAATTCGAGCAGGTAGTAGAAATTCAGGGGGAGATAAAGACAAATCCTCAATTTGTTCTAATTGCAACCGAGAGGGACATGATGGTGAAAGTTGTTTCCAGCTGATAGGTTATCCAGAATGGTGGGGTAATAGACCACGTGGAACTTCTGCTGGACGAGGAGGTAGTCAAAAGCGTGGCAATGGAGCAGGACGTAGCAAGGGAGGAGTTGCTCATGCCAACGCCACACAAGCAATTGGAGTTGATGGTGGGCGTGGAATTGTGATAGATTCAGATCGAAAGGGTCTTAGTGGATTAAATGAAGAGCAGTGGGCTGCTTTGCTAGGCATGTTGAATTCTTGTCAGAATGGTGGCAATGAGAGGCTGACAGGTATGCAGAGGATATTTCCTTGGATTATTGACACAGGAGCTTCCCATCATATGACAGGAATGTTGGCATTTTTGAGTGAATTGCGTGATATT GACCTAAATTCGAGGAACCTGATTGGAGCGGGTGAGCAACACAATGGGCTGTACTTTCTCAAGGGAGTGACATCGGtacatgcttgcaag ACTTCCTGTGTAGGAATACCTCAACAAAATGGCCGAGTGAAAAGAAAATATCGCTATATTCTTAATATGGCAAGAGCTTTGCATTTCCAAGCAAATTTACCCATAGAATTTTGGGGAGAATGTGTACTTGCAGCCAGGTATTTGATTAATAGGACTCCATCTATGTTATTAAATGGTAAAACCCCATATGAGATGCTCTTTGGGAAAGTACCTTCTTACAAACACGTTCGGATTTTCGATTGTTTGTGCTATGCGCATAATCTAAATCGAGATAAAGATAAATTTGGTAGTAGAAGTCGTAGGTGTATTTTTGTTGGGTatccatttgaaaagaagggatggagATTGTATGATTTTGAAACTAAAGAATACTTTGTATCAAGAGACGTGGTATTCGTTGAAACAGAATTTCCATATGCAAATGAGAAAACAATGGGTGATAAACTCATTAAAAATGGAGTTGAGGAGTTGGGTGATGAAGTTGATGGTTTAGAGAACAACTTGGGAAAGAAGCACGATGAAAGTGTGGGTAGAGAAAGTGAGGTGAATCCTGAAATGGGAGAATTGATCCATGAAAACAGTGAGGGAGTGGATAGAGGTGAAGTTGTTAAAGGGCAACTAGATAGGGGACAAAGGGCCAAGCAACCTAGTGATCGTTTGAAGGATTATGTGACAAACGCCATCAAAACAAGCCCCTTGGTATGCTTACCTTACCAATCTGATTCCTCAGGTACGCCTTACTCTATAACACATTATGTGGGTTATGATAAATTCTCTGCACAACAACGATGTTTATTGGTAGCCATTACTACAGGACATAAACCAAGCTCTTATGCAGAAGCAATTAAGGATGAACGGTGGAGAGCggctatgagaaaagaaatacagGCTTTGGAGGATAATGGTACATGGACAGTTGAAAATCTGCCATTTGGGAAGAAAGCAATAGGAAACAAGTAg
- the LOC110639697 gene encoding short chain aldehyde dehydrogenase 1, whose protein sequence is MSSSHSPTSITRRLEGKVALITGGASGIGESTARLFVQHGAKVLIADVQDDLGKSLCQEFGSPKESNISYVHCDVTSDSDVQNAVDKAVSRYGKLDIMFNNAGIGGAAESGILDCTKENFKRVFDVNVYGAFLGAKHAARVMIPAKKGCILFTASLASVCCVDSSLHAYTTSKHAVVGLAKNLCVELGQYGIRVNSISPYALATPMTRIGLKMGKMEAEELISSTAVLKEAILEPEDIAQAALYLASEESKYVSGINLVVDGGYGLTNPSFGMAMKSLFA, encoded by the exons ATGAGTTCCAGCCATTCACCAACATCCATCACTAGAAG GCTAGAAGGGAAGGTAGCATTGATAACCGGTGGCGCCAGTGGAATAGGTGAGAGCACCGCCAGGCTATTTGTCCAACATGGAGCCAAGGTACTCATTGCTGACGTCCAAGATGATCTTGGGAAATCACTTTGTCAAGAATTTGGCTCTCCAAAAGAAAGCAATATTTCTTATGTACATTGCGATGTAACTTCTGACTCCGATGTCCAAAACGCTGTGGATAAGGCTGTCTCCAGGTATGGAAAGCTTGATATAATGTTCAACAATGCTGGAATTGGGGGTGCTGCAGAATCCGGAATCTTGGATTGTACTAAAGAAAATTTCAAGAGAGTATTTGATGTGAATGTGTATGGTGCCTTCTTGGGTGCCAAGCATGCCGCCAGGGTGATGATTCCAGCCAAGAAAGGCTGCATACTATTCACTGCAAGTCTTGCTTCAGTATGTTGCGTGGATTCCTCATTGCATGCCTATACgacatcaaaacatgcagttGTGGGGCTAGCCAAGAACTTGTGCGTGGAGTTAGGACAGTATGGGATAAGGGTTAATAGTATTTCCCCATATGCTCTTGCTACCCCGATGACAAGAATTGGTTTGAAGATGGGGAAGATGGAGGCAGAAGAGTTAATTTCATCAACTGCTGTTCTGAAAGAAGCAATATTGGAACCAGAAGATATTGCACAGGCAGCCTTGTACCTTGCGAGTGAGGAGTCCAAGTATGTCAGTGGGATCAACTTGGTGGTTGATGGAGGCTATGGTCTCACCAACCCCTCCTTTGGAATGGCAATGAAAAGCCTATTTGCTTAA
- the LOC110639696 gene encoding tropinone reductase-like 1 has product MGESSEVVSHKRLEGKVTIITGGASGIGAATVQLFHEHGARVVVADIKDKQGKVIADKLGENVTFIHCDVSDEDDVINLIDTTVSLHGKLDIMYDNAGVMDRSLGSILDTKKSDLDLMLKVNLGGAFLGAKHAARVMIPQHKELGEYSIRVNCISPYGVVTGMTTITDASMIPMVEEILSKAGNLQGQTLRADGIAKAALYLASDDAYYVSGLNLVVDGGFSIVNPTVIQKTPNHNYD; this is encoded by the exons ATGGGTGAGTCTTCTGAGGTAGTGTCTCACAAGAG GTTAGAAGGCAAGGTGACAATTATCACCGGTGGTGCTAGTGGAATTGGAGCAGCCACGGTGCAGCTTTTCCATGAACATGGAGCCAGGGTCGTCGTTGCAGATATCAAAGACAAACAAGGCAAAGTAATAGCTGATAAGCTTGGAGAAAATGTCACCTTCATCCACTGTGATGTATCAGATGAAGATGATGTGATCAACCTTATTGACACTACTGTATCATTACATGGAAAGCTGGATATTATGTATGATAATGCAGGGGTCATGGACCGTTCTTTGGGAAGTATTTTAGACACCAAAAAATCAGACCTTGACTTGATGCTTAAGGTTAACTTGGGGGGTGCTTTTCTTGGAGCCAAACATGCAGCGAGAGTCATGATTCCCCAGCATAAAG AGCTCGGTGAATACAGTATAAGAGTGAACTGCATCTCACCTTATGGTGTGGTTACAGGCATGACTACCATTACAGACGCTTCGATGATACCAATGGTAGAAGAAATATTAAGCAAGGCAGGTAATCTCCAGGGACAAACTTTGAGGGCAGATGGTATTGCTAAGGCTGCACTGTACTTGGCTAGTGATGATGCATACTATGTGAGTGGATTAAACCTTGTGGTGGATGGAGGGTTCAGCATTGTGAATCCTACCGTAATTCAGAAGACACCAAACCATAATTACGATTAG